The following are from one region of the Stigmatella ashevillena genome:
- a CDS encoding sensor histidine kinase, with protein MHLHPLALWVALLCGTGMLPSVPPPQRLEQYVQRSWTSEEGLPQNAVIAIAQTQDGYLWAATQEGLVRFDGTSFKTFDRHNTPELKSSFITSLHVDGAGVLWIGTGGGGLTRYAEGTFRTYRAADGLPHDIIFELESDASGAVWAGTDQGLARIFHGEVTAFRAGEGLTGEVVASLFADEEGTLWVGTEQGISLLKEGVWTAAPFAEQLPPGKVHSLLRDRAGRFWIGLHQGPLVRVEEGHLTLYGPAQGLMGERIHALLEDRNGLLWAGTSGGLYRFSGERFEAMESVTSPVLSLFEDREGSLWAGLDGKGLLHLRAARLQVYTTRQGLPTDNVLTLHEDTQGNLWMGTYGGGVVRFQGDTLTGAWSTKQGLPSDNITTLFAAQDGTVWAGAMNRGLARIQGDHVLPEEATAALAADSILSLLVSQDGRLWIGTLRRGLYALEHGQFVHYGKDEGLADETVYALKESHDGSLWVGTRGGLSHLRDGKFIRDTATQALERVAIMALHEDAQQSLWVGTYSQGLHWVQAGRHFAFGTRQGLFNEVVFHILEDDAEVLWMSCNRGLFSVPKAELQAVAAGQASRVTSTVYGKGEGLHTPEGNGGSQPGAWKAQDGRLWFPTMSGAAVIDPRRIREGHNPLPPSVHVEEVWGDGSLLDTREGSRMPPGRGRLELRYVGVSFVSPEKVTFKYRLDGFDTEWIEAGTRRSAFYTNLPPGEYRFHVKAANSHGVWSTDEASTFLVLEPHYHQTGWFRALLVLLLGSLGWGAHHLRTQKLRAHSAVLAERNRLARDMHDGLTQSLTGVMIQIDAALGYLAVAPRKTQEHLERARDWARQSLSETRRAIWDLRPSILSVSALAEDLKRSAALLTRPEQVQVEVHMAEDQPLMPDVGATLLRIGQEALTNAVRHGQPRHIWIDIRYEPPRVRLRLEDDGRGFEPTGPLCTGGGLGLTGMRERAEAHGGFLEIDSQPGHGTRLTAVVPLHPHNTGQPHEDRTHSNPSGR; from the coding sequence ATGCACCTCCATCCACTGGCCCTCTGGGTGGCGCTCCTATGTGGCACGGGGATGCTCCCCTCCGTCCCTCCTCCCCAGCGCCTGGAACAATATGTTCAGCGCTCCTGGACCAGCGAAGAGGGCCTTCCGCAGAACGCCGTCATCGCCATCGCCCAGACGCAAGACGGCTATCTGTGGGCCGCGACCCAGGAAGGGTTGGTCCGCTTCGATGGCACGTCGTTCAAAACCTTTGACCGCCACAATACTCCCGAGCTGAAGAGCAGCTTCATCACGTCCCTTCATGTGGACGGGGCCGGGGTGCTTTGGATTGGAACGGGGGGAGGCGGGCTCACCCGGTACGCCGAAGGCACCTTCCGGACCTACCGGGCCGCAGACGGCCTGCCGCATGACATCATCTTCGAACTCGAATCGGACGCCTCCGGCGCCGTCTGGGCCGGCACGGATCAAGGACTGGCGCGGATCTTCCACGGAGAGGTGACCGCGTTTCGCGCCGGAGAGGGGCTCACGGGCGAGGTCGTCGCGAGCCTCTTCGCGGACGAAGAGGGCACGCTGTGGGTGGGAACCGAGCAGGGCATCTCCTTGCTCAAGGAGGGCGTGTGGACCGCCGCGCCCTTCGCGGAGCAGCTTCCTCCAGGCAAGGTGCACAGCCTGCTGAGAGACCGCGCCGGACGCTTCTGGATCGGGCTCCACCAAGGCCCCCTGGTGCGCGTGGAGGAGGGCCACCTCACCCTCTACGGCCCCGCCCAGGGGCTGATGGGCGAGCGCATCCACGCGCTCCTCGAAGACAGGAATGGCCTGCTCTGGGCAGGGACCTCCGGGGGTCTCTACCGCTTCTCGGGCGAGCGCTTCGAGGCCATGGAATCCGTCACCAGTCCCGTGCTCTCCCTGTTCGAGGACAGGGAAGGCAGTCTCTGGGCCGGGCTGGATGGAAAGGGGCTGCTGCACCTGAGGGCCGCTCGGCTCCAGGTCTACACCACCCGCCAGGGCCTTCCGACGGACAATGTCCTGACCCTGCACGAGGACACACAAGGCAACCTGTGGATGGGCACCTACGGGGGCGGCGTGGTCCGGTTCCAAGGGGACACGCTGACGGGCGCCTGGTCCACGAAGCAAGGCCTGCCCAGCGACAACATCACCACGCTCTTCGCCGCCCAGGATGGCACGGTCTGGGCCGGCGCGATGAACCGCGGGCTCGCCCGCATTCAGGGGGATCACGTCCTACCAGAAGAGGCCACGGCCGCCCTGGCCGCGGACAGCATCCTCTCGCTCCTCGTCAGCCAGGACGGACGGCTGTGGATCGGCACGCTGCGCCGGGGCCTCTACGCGCTCGAACACGGCCAGTTCGTCCACTATGGAAAGGACGAGGGGCTCGCGGATGAAACCGTCTATGCCTTGAAAGAGAGCCACGACGGCAGCCTCTGGGTGGGAACCCGGGGAGGGCTCAGCCACCTGCGCGACGGAAAGTTCATCCGCGACACGGCCACCCAGGCGCTGGAGCGAGTGGCCATCATGGCCCTCCACGAGGATGCCCAGCAATCCCTCTGGGTGGGCACGTACTCGCAAGGCCTGCATTGGGTCCAGGCAGGGCGGCACTTCGCCTTCGGGACCCGGCAAGGGCTGTTCAACGAAGTCGTCTTCCACATCCTCGAAGACGACGCGGAGGTGCTCTGGATGAGCTGCAACCGGGGGCTCTTCAGCGTGCCCAAGGCGGAACTCCAGGCGGTCGCGGCAGGTCAGGCCTCGCGCGTGACCAGCACCGTGTATGGAAAGGGAGAGGGCTTGCACACGCCGGAAGGCAACGGCGGGAGCCAGCCCGGCGCCTGGAAGGCCCAGGATGGCCGACTGTGGTTTCCCACCATGAGCGGGGCGGCGGTGATCGACCCGCGGCGCATCCGCGAGGGCCACAACCCGCTGCCCCCCTCCGTCCACGTCGAGGAAGTTTGGGGGGATGGGAGCCTGCTCGACACCCGTGAGGGGAGCCGGATGCCGCCGGGCCGAGGCAGGCTCGAGCTGCGCTACGTGGGCGTGAGCTTTGTCTCGCCAGAGAAGGTGACCTTCAAATACCGGCTGGATGGCTTTGACACCGAGTGGATCGAAGCGGGCACCCGCCGCAGCGCCTTCTATACCAACCTCCCGCCGGGCGAGTACCGCTTCCACGTCAAGGCCGCCAACAGCCATGGTGTCTGGAGCACGGACGAGGCCTCCACCTTCCTCGTCCTGGAGCCGCACTACCACCAGACAGGGTGGTTCCGGGCCCTGCTCGTGCTCCTGCTCGGCTCGCTGGGCTGGGGCGCGCACCACCTGCGCACCCAGAAACTCCGGGCCCACTCCGCGGTGCTGGCGGAGCGCAACCGGCTGGCGCGTGACATGCACGATGGCCTCACACAAAGCCTCACCGGGGTGATGATCCAGATTGACGCGGCGCTGGGCTATCTCGCCGTGGCGCCCCGGAAGACCCAGGAGCACCTGGAGCGGGCGCGGGATTGGGCCCGGCAAAGCCTGTCGGAGACGCGCCGGGCCATCTGGGATTTGCGGCCCTCCATCCTCTCGGTCTCCGCGCTCGCGGAAGATTTGAAGCGCAGCGCGGCCCTGCTCACCCGGCCCGAGCAGGTGCAGGTCGAGGTTCACATGGCCGAAGACCAGCCGCTCATGCCCGACGTGGGAGCCACGCTGCTGCGCATTGGCCAAGAGGCGCTCACCAATGCCGTGCGCCACGGCCAGCCACGGCATATCTGGATCGACATCCGGTACGAGCCACCCCGGGTGCGCTTGCGCCTGGAGGATGACGGCCGGGGCTTCGAACCCACGGGCCCTCTGTGCACGGGAGGCGGGCTGGGGCTGACCGGCATGCGCGAGCGCGCGGAGGCCCACGGGGGCTTCCTGGAGATCGACAGCCAGCCGGGGCACGGCACCCGGCTCACCGCCGTGGTTCCACTCCATCCCCACAACACCGGGCAACCGCATGAAGACCGAACCCATTCGAATCCAAGTGGTCGATGA
- a CDS encoding sulfite exporter TauE/SafE family protein gives MTALLLGACLSLMAGLTLGLLGGGGSLLTVPILVYVLGMEPRNAIATSLFVVGVTSLTGMLLHARARRVQWREGLLFGAAGMAGAALGARLGSAVPSHLLLVAFAGLMLATAFAMLRPRLNPTEPPAPLPARRWAATLCHGLGVGLLTGLVGAGGGFLVVPALALLGGLSMPRAVATSLLVISLNSSAGLLSAFLAGASVDWRLAAGMSLATVGGSFLGTSLSQKLSPEGMRRSFAFFTVALGLFILVRELPTLPRLPLPADERTVPVIARDPSGIHGLTSPPRGD, from the coding sequence ATGACGGCGCTCCTGCTGGGGGCTTGCCTCTCGCTGATGGCGGGGCTCACGCTGGGCCTTCTCGGCGGGGGAGGCTCCCTGCTCACCGTGCCCATCCTGGTGTACGTGCTGGGCATGGAGCCACGAAACGCCATCGCCACCTCTCTGTTCGTGGTGGGGGTGACGAGCCTCACGGGGATGCTCCTCCACGCGCGGGCCCGCAGGGTGCAATGGCGGGAAGGCCTGCTCTTTGGCGCGGCGGGAATGGCCGGCGCAGCGCTCGGAGCCCGGTTGGGCAGCGCCGTTCCTTCCCACCTGCTGCTCGTCGCCTTCGCGGGACTGATGCTCGCAACGGCCTTCGCCATGCTGCGTCCGCGCCTGAACCCGACGGAGCCTCCCGCGCCGTTGCCTGCGCGCAGGTGGGCGGCCACCTTGTGCCATGGCCTCGGCGTAGGCCTGCTGACGGGCCTCGTGGGCGCGGGAGGAGGCTTCCTGGTCGTCCCGGCGCTGGCGCTCCTGGGAGGGCTCTCCATGCCGAGGGCGGTGGCAACCTCCCTGCTCGTCATCTCCCTCAACTCCAGCGCGGGGCTCCTCAGCGCCTTCCTCGCGGGCGCCTCCGTGGATTGGCGCCTCGCCGCGGGCATGTCCCTGGCCACCGTGGGAGGTTCCTTCCTTGGAACTTCGCTGTCCCAGAAACTTTCTCCGGAAGGAATGCGGCGAAGTTTCGCGTTCTTCACCGTGGCGCTCGGCCTCTTCATTCTTGTACGGGAACTGCCCACCCTCCCCCGGCTTCCGCTCCCAGCCGACGAGAGGACTGTCCCGGTAATCGCCCGGGATCCCTCGGGGATTCATGGACTTACCTCTCCTCCACGGGGAGACTAG